Genomic DNA from Nyctibius grandis isolate bNycGra1 chromosome Z, bNycGra1.pri, whole genome shotgun sequence:
TGACTAAAATGGGAGTAAGCTATTCAAGCATAAGTAAAGGAGAACAGAAGTTAGAGGTACCTTTATGGAAACAAGatttcctaatttttctttttattctgtttagtTCTTGAATTTGAACATGTTTATCTTGAAAATCTACCATGTGCTTCAATGTATGAACGCAGTTACATGCACAGAGATGTCATTACACATGTAGCATGTACTAAgtaagtgtcttttttttcccactgtgtCTCATTGTCAGAGGTGTATTTTTCTATATGCTAGGTATATTTCATTGTAGAATTTTAATAATGAAAGTTTACTGTGTCCAGAGGTcgtattttaaattttttttgaaaactaagtGCAAAGGAAAGGGCTTACTGAGAAGCAagttaaaaattgtttaaatagACTAAAAGAGGATCTTAAAATCCTTATTGTGATGTGCAGTGTATACAGGAATAAGAGCAACTGACTGCATCTGAACAAAATACAGTTCAGCAGAACTGCACAGATTGAGGAGacaactttcttttcttttatatatatattttcatgtgtatatatatatatacacacacacagacattaGTAAATAGTAACTAATGTGAAACTAGTCCTAAAACAGGAGTAAAATTTACATAATCAAAAGGGATAGTATTACCTATTTCTTCAGTTCACGCTGTTGACTTTTCATAGATTAATCCAGAGTGCATTAAAatacctgttttcttttccaggagTAATAGTACCTGTTCAGACAGATTGTCACAGTAATTTGTTTGAAGTTCATTCTCTACACAGCATTAATTGTAGTGCAAATTACTGCCCAGTGTGAAAGTGCATAATGtgtgtatctttttctttttttttttttttttttttgttatttttcttttgcaattgTAGGACAGATTTTATCATAACAGCCAGTCATGATGGCCACgtaaaattctggaaaaaaatagaagaaggGATTGAGTTTGTTAAACACTTCCGGAGTCACCTAGGTGAgaagttgctttttcttctctaaaggACCTcactttttcctcccccttgcTCTTAGTCATTTGAAGAGGGAGTGCAAATGAAGAGAAGAGGGGTTCTGGGATTCATTTAGTGCAGTCAGGGATTAAATGATATCTACCAATCTTCCTTCATTCCCCTGTCCTGTTACGCTTTGCTCCCAAACTGCAGGAGGGATAGGGTGCGAATAAAACGTGGGACTCCTCCTGCACAGATCCCCTACATCCTTTGCATTGCCTTGTGCCCTGCCTGTGGGGAGAAGGGTGTTGCTTCAAGTAAGGTTACCTTCTTcccttatcttttttttttttttttttcctgcagtatgGAAAAAATGGTTATTTTCATTTGGAATTATTGCAACTGTAGAGTAAATGCTGCATCATTGTCATGATTATCAGCTGAATTGCAGTTAATAATTAATAGGCTGGATAGAAAATGAGGGTCTCATTGCTATTAGAAATTATGATATGCCTGATGGAAAAGACTAGTTTGATATGCAGACTGTTACAATAAGAAAAAGATGTAATAAGAGATAGTAAAagtattgtttctttttagagTTAGGAAAAATGTTATGGAAGGTTCTTTATCTTAACTATCAGCTTCTCATtatatacagaaacaaaatgtgagAACAAAGCCTACCAAGCAAAAATAGGTATTGCGAAAAATTTATGGAAGGCTCAATTGCAGAGTAATTTTGAGTATTATGTATGTTAATAGCAAGACTGTAATGAgttctgctgccttttctcttttgagaGATGCAAGCTGAAGAgcacataattttttaattgagaACACATAATGTTgttctcaatttttttaaatgaacattttaaattaaaatatctgcaATTACAGTCATTCATTTATGTATATGGTAAGTAGTTCGTTATCACGTACCTGATTCTAGACAGTGATAGGACACAAAGTGGtgttttgtggtggtgttttgttttgttgggttttttgttttttgttttttttttaattaaagtcaGGTAGTTTTTTAGGTAAAAAAGATGGAgaaacagctgagaaacagGTTTAAACCTGTGGAGGTTTTTTCCTGTGGAATACTGAAATGAAGGATGTCCCTTTCCTGTGTCTTAATAGTGTGTTAACTTTTTTAATAGGTGTTATTGAGAGTATTGCTGTTAGTTCAGAGGGAGCATTATTCTGTTCAGTTGGAGATGACAAAGCAATGAAGGTGTTTGATGTAGTCAACTTTGATATGATCAACATGCTGAAACTTGGGTAAGTTAgttcttgaaaatgtttgtttggGATTATAAATGGGCGTTATTTTGCTAAGAGGTAAGTCaataatttgggttttttgagggTTTCTTCCCCCAATCAGATGAAGCTGAATAAGTTGCATTATCTGAAATGCATCCAGTGTCTGGAGGCTGCCTGACTGGATAGAAAAATTTATGACTCTGTATGCAGAATGCATGAGTGGAGTAGGTCTGTGCGTTTCCTCAGTGTCAAATATTATGCAGAAAGATGTGGTATTTCTCAAAATACTTAGCTAGGCATCTATTTCTGTCATAGTGATAGaaatttccttcttctcttcgAAAGAATGTTGTTGTTTTCCTTGGTGTTGCTGTTGTAGTATTTCTGTAGTTACACAGTGTGTAGTTAAAGAATCTGGGAGAAATAGGAATGGATGTTACTGGAATTATAATGATACCAGAGGAAAACAAGCCCCACACTGTTACAAGGGTGGGTTTGGAGGGTTGGAGGATCATTGAATGCTGTACCAAGAATGGTAGAAATACTGATGTTTCCACAAGCCTTTTAAAAttggaaaacatatttcttttagtCTACTATTTGTTGATTAGTTGTGAAACTGAACAGAAgtataaactaaaaaaaaaaaaaagcttttcagaatgCCTATATAAAAGCTTATGTTATCATCTGCTTTGCTGGTTGCAATTTTAGTATCATCCTTCAGATAACATACTTAGCCTGTAGGAATTGATTCCATCTTGGCTGTCTGCTGTGGAAAAATTTCAGTTAGCTTTAGTCTTTTGTTTTTGCTAGTCTTTTCTCCTTAGCAGCCCTGTGTTGTCTGCAAAATTGGTAAAGTTataggatgaaaaaaaaaagaatttgataTTAAGAAAAACTTAATTCGGTGTTACAATAGAAGgagcttttttctgtttgagaatTCAGGGAGAACTGAGGTAGAATTTAAATCCATTTTGCTTCAGGGACACCCTGAGAATGCTACCTATAACATTTTCCCATAGTATTTTCCCTGATTTAtctttaaatagatttttttcagcctcaCTAATCAAGACCCGCCTCTccccatatatttttttcagaaataattggGTTTTACCTGAAGTGAACTCTTTAATGAAGAAGATAAGAGTATACAGCTGTAATATAAGCATTGTCCTGAATAGCCTTTTAAGAATTAATGTTTGTTGCTCTATCTTCTGCATTACTGTTTATTGAGCAGATAGTTTCTGTTGACATGCCTGAGAATTTTTTCATGGCTGTTTGCTCAGGCTTGCAATAGTTGAGgtagaattttaaattttttgtggTCTTTTCAGCTTACATTATCTTGTGTTGCCTGCTTTGATAGGTATATGCTGGTATATTGCAGGGTTGATGAGCTTTGTCTCAaattcatagaatggtttgggttgtaagggaccttaaagatcatctagttcatacccccctgccatgggcagggacatcttctgctagaccaggttgctcaaagccctgtctaacctggccttgaacacttccagggagggggcatccacagcttctctgggcaaattCTTCATTCTTCAGATCCTGACAGTTCTAAGTAATCTATACAGTGTGGCTATATACAGTGTGGCTATTTGCAAATCCCCATGCTTTATGCTTCCATCAATGATCTGGAGAAGGGTGgtgatttctgcagaaattttgGATAACGATGCATAGATCAGTGGGacatcatatttatttatttatgtatttatttgatcCTTTTCTTTCTAGCGAACGTGAGACAAATTTCTGGTTATGTTTCTCTTTATGAAAATCTTTACCAGACAGGCACTGAAAATCCAAATTATTAGTGTCTGTCACTTGTCAGTCCTTCAGTATCTGTTAGTTTGATTTGTGAAAGGATACTAAATATGAGTTTCCTATGGAGGCTGTATCATTTCTTTGTGGTCCGTCTTTTAGTTTCTGAGTTCTGGTTCTCAAAATCTTTGCTTACAGactgttttaaaagcagacaTAGGTTATATTATTGACCGTATCTCTGGCTGGTTTTATTTGTAGACTATGTTTCTGGTAGTAGCAAATGGGTTTCTTCTTAAATGCATTCACAATGCTTATTGAATATAGGGTAATTGTCTTAATTTTACTTACATcgctttttggggtttttttatttgtttgtttggggttctTTTTGGCAAGACTTAGCTGAACTTTTCTCTAAATATATGGCAAAGGTGCAGTTGTCTTCGTTTCCACTGAAGCATTAATCCCTTAACGGAAGCAAGAGAAATGTTATTGAGTCATATAAGTTGAGTGGTAATCATTAATGCCACTGGTGTTATTCACTGGATTTCTATCCTTATTATTCTTTTATACCCACCTTCTACCTTTGCTTTCTATCACAGTCTCTTTATAAAACAATATGGGAGTAACAGAAATTGGTTGAGCCATCCACTGAATTGTGTTGCTTGGAAGAGCTTGGTTATAACACTGTTGAATTTTACCAAGACATATTTTAGCAagataaataagtaaataaagttCAAAATTTACTTCTAATATTTGATTTCCAGTTATTGCATAACTCAGTTCTTATCTAAGTAACACCAGTccttatctctttcttttttttcctctttccgCTCTTTGTTGCAGCTACTACCCTGGCCAGTGTGAATGGGTATATTGCCCTGGAGATGCCATATCTTCTGTTGCCACATCTGAGAAgagcacaggaaaaatattcatatatgACGGACGAGGAAATAACCAGCCACTTCATGTTTTTGATAAACTCCATACATCCTCTCTTACTCAGATACGGTTGAACCCTGTCTACAAAGTAGTAGTGTCTTCTGACAAATCTGGAATGATTGAGTACTGGACTGGTACTCCTCATGAATATAAATTTCCCAAGAATGTGAACTGGGAGTATAAAACAGATACTGATCTATATGAATTTGCTAAATGCAAGGCTTACCCATCCAGTATAAGTTTTTCACCTGATGGCAAGAAAATGGCCACTCTTGGGTCTGACAGAAAAGTTAGAATTTTTCGGTTTCTGACGGGGAAGCTCATGAGAGTCTTTGACGAATCTCTGAGTGTGAGTTTGgtcttgcttctctttttttgagaCTTTTTCTCTACTTACTTGAATTTATTTACCAGAACATTTACCTAAGTTATCATCTGTTTCTAAAGCTGAGCTTCATTGCTatatttttcatgcagaaaaagTTTTCCATGTTCTCTTCCTTGCCTCTTGTATTGCTTTGCCCCAGAATTAATTCTTACTGATTTATGTTAGTTATGCAGTGAAACAGAGTTGTTGATGTTCATCTGTGTTTTCATACTACGTTTCTTTTTACTAGAAAGCAATTGTGGAAAATGCCCATTTCAAATAACatcaaaataatgaattaagTTTGTCATCTTCTAAGAACTTTGTTAGACAGCTACAcgctttcctttctttgcttaaGCCTCGTACTACAGCACGCTTATTGGGTCATTAAAGTAAAGAGAGTATtacttgtgtttattttaattcttcagttaAGTTTGAGTGGAGTAGTCTTACttgaattctgtattttctaagCATGTGGATCAGTGTTTTGCTGGatcaaaagtttaaaatatgttcatataatagtgattttttttttctttcttctgtagaTGTTTACAGAACTTCAGCAGATGAGACAGCAACTACCAGACATGGAGTTTGGCCGACGTATGGCAGTTGAGCGTGAGCTGGAGAAAGTGGATGCAGTAAGattaattaatataatttttgatGAAACTGGACACTTCGTTCTCTATGGAACAATGTTGGGCATTAAGGTCATAAATGTAGAGAC
This window encodes:
- the PPWD1 gene encoding peptidylprolyl isomerase domain and WD repeat-containing protein 1; amino-acid sequence: MASSEPERKRKLPETAGGSEEAAAAGDEEEEERWVGPLPGEAVQAKKRRVLEFEHVYLENLPCASMYERSYMHRDVITHVACTKTDFIITASHDGHVKFWKKIEEGIEFVKHFRSHLGVIESIAVSSEGALFCSVGDDKAMKVFDVVNFDMINMLKLGYYPGQCEWVYCPGDAISSVATSEKSTGKIFIYDGRGNNQPLHVFDKLHTSSLTQIRLNPVYKVVVSSDKSGMIEYWTGTPHEYKFPKNVNWEYKTDTDLYEFAKCKAYPSSISFSPDGKKMATLGSDRKVRIFRFLTGKLMRVFDESLSMFTELQQMRQQLPDMEFGRRMAVERELEKVDAVRLINIIFDETGHFVLYGTMLGIKVINVETNRCIRILGKQENIRVMQLALFQGVAKKHRAAITIEMKASENPVLQNIQADPTVICTAFKKNRFYMFTKREPEDTKSADSDRDVFNEKPSKEEVMAATQAEGPKRVSDSAIIHTSMGDIHIKLFPVECPKTVENFCVHSRNGYYNGHIFHRIIKGFMIQTGDPTGTGMGGESIWGGEFEDEFHSTLRHDRPYTLSMANAGPNTNGSQFFITVVPTPWLDNKHSVFGRVTKGMEVVQRISNVKVNPKTDKPYEDISIINITVK